A genomic region of Colletotrichum destructivum chromosome 5, complete sequence contains the following coding sequences:
- a CDS encoding Putative zinc-binding ribosomal protein, giving the protein MAKRLSPRQLLPLDTSWGGREDRNQSPWNRRCTYTEFSPNRICKTFGERPVFSPKASHHLKIPVSIPTKLPVQIEYKQLQAPTPPNARGATPPPRWLKKVSKSRVMIVRLLSMAATGYFYTFKRLRTASPMSMLKYDPIIRRKVLFLEQKKKGK; this is encoded by the exons ATGGCCAAGCGCCTATCTCCACGCCAGCTGTTGCCACTGGATACCAGCTGGGGCGGACGCGAGGATCGGAATCAAAGTCCTTGGAATAGAAGATGCACATACACCGAGTTCTCACCGAATCGGATCTGCAAAACTTTCGGTGAACGGCCCGTTTTTTCGCCGAAAGCCTCTCACCACCTCAAAATTCCAGTCTCCATACCCACGAAGCTGCCCGTCCAGATCGAGTACAAGCAGCTTCAAGCTCCAACCCCACCAAACGCGCGCGGTGCAACTCCCCCTCCAAGATGGCTAAAAAAGGTTT CGAAATCCCGTGTCATGATCGTCCGGCTCTTGTCCATGGCCGCGACTGGATACTTCTACACCTTTAAGCGTCTCCGAACCGCGTCGCCTATGAGCATGCTGAAATATGACCCGATAA TCCGGAGAAAAGTCTTGTTCCTggagcaaaagaagaagggaaaatGA